One genomic region from Thermoplasmata archaeon encodes:
- a CDS encoding glycine--tRNA ligase: protein MASYEDLMSLSVRRGFLWPAVDLYGGFAGFYDYGHNGTLLRRHWEDAWVEHFLGLNDNYYLIDTTTILPHAALKASGHVDHFTDLLVTCTRCGESYRADHLLETATHEEHEGLSAEETDARLKAAGVRCPNCKGELGPSRPFNMMFPLGIGPTGKDPAFLRPETAQGAFLNFKREFEALRRKLPMGLAIVGRAYRNEISPRQGTYRMREFLQAELQIFFDPASFPDQVPYPLVRDVPVRVCWAAEKNQPTAHDLPAKDLVAHGLPAWYVYHLVKVQEFYLEVLGLPRARFRFAELDEKERAFYNKIHFDVQVSQESLGGFKEVGGVHYRTDHDLAGHEAGSHEKQAVTVGTTRLVPHVLELSFGVDRNVWALLDLGYTPGERAILRIPSRLAPIGVAVFPLVNKDGIPERAEAIYGRLRKRLAAFYDDAGSIGKRYARMDEIGTAFCVTVDHETLEGKGVTVRDRDSQKQIRIPEAELIPRLERLLVGETRFGDAA from the coding sequence ATGGCCTCCTACGAGGACCTGATGTCCCTGTCCGTTCGGCGCGGGTTCCTCTGGCCCGCGGTCGACCTGTACGGCGGCTTCGCGGGGTTCTACGACTACGGTCACAACGGCACCCTCCTGCGCCGGCACTGGGAGGACGCGTGGGTCGAGCACTTCCTCGGCCTCAACGACAACTACTACCTGATCGACACGACCACGATCCTGCCTCACGCGGCCCTCAAGGCCTCCGGCCACGTCGACCACTTCACGGACCTCCTGGTGACCTGCACGCGATGCGGCGAGTCGTACCGTGCGGACCACCTGCTCGAGACTGCGACCCACGAGGAGCACGAAGGCCTCTCCGCGGAGGAGACCGACGCGAGGCTGAAGGCCGCAGGCGTGCGCTGCCCGAACTGCAAAGGCGAGCTGGGCCCGTCGCGCCCGTTCAACATGATGTTCCCGCTAGGGATCGGCCCCACGGGGAAGGACCCCGCGTTCCTGCGTCCCGAGACGGCGCAGGGCGCGTTCCTGAACTTCAAGCGCGAGTTCGAGGCGCTCCGCCGCAAGCTCCCGATGGGACTGGCCATCGTCGGCCGCGCCTACCGGAACGAGATCAGCCCGCGGCAGGGGACGTATCGGATGCGGGAGTTCCTGCAGGCCGAACTCCAGATCTTCTTCGACCCCGCGAGCTTCCCCGACCAAGTCCCCTACCCGCTGGTTCGGGACGTGCCCGTGCGCGTCTGCTGGGCCGCGGAGAAGAACCAGCCCACGGCTCACGATCTGCCGGCGAAGGACTTGGTGGCCCACGGCCTCCCTGCGTGGTACGTGTACCACCTCGTGAAGGTCCAGGAATTCTACCTCGAGGTCTTGGGGCTGCCGCGCGCCCGGTTCCGGTTCGCGGAGCTCGACGAGAAGGAACGCGCGTTCTACAACAAGATCCACTTCGACGTCCAGGTGAGCCAGGAGAGCCTCGGCGGTTTCAAGGAGGTGGGCGGCGTTCACTACCGGACGGACCACGACCTCGCGGGCCACGAAGCGGGCTCCCACGAGAAACAGGCGGTCACGGTGGGCACGACGCGGCTCGTTCCCCACGTCCTGGAGCTCTCCTTCGGCGTGGATCGCAACGTCTGGGCGCTCCTAGACCTCGGCTACACGCCCGGCGAGCGCGCGATCCTTCGCATACCGTCCCGGCTCGCTCCCATCGGCGTGGCCGTGTTCCCCCTGGTCAACAAGGACGGGATCCCCGAGCGGGCCGAGGCGATCTACGGGCGCCTGCGGAAACGGCTGGCCGCGTTCTACGACGACGCAGGGTCCATCGGCAAGCGCTACGCCCGGATGGACGAGATCGGAACCGCGTTCTGCGTGACCGTGGACCACGAGACCCTGGAAGGCAAGGGGGTCACGGTCCGGGATCGCGACTCCCAGAAGCAGATCCGGATCCCCGAGGCCGAGCTCATCCCCCGGCTCGAGCGTCTCCTGGTCGGCGAAACCCGCTTCGGCGACGCCGCGTGA